Proteins from a genomic interval of Rhizobium sp. SL42:
- a CDS encoding sugar kinase has product MKRIVSIGECMGELSETGVPGTLSMGFAGDTLNTAWYLRRMLPGDWTVDYVTAVGTDGLSNRLVEYLDSERIGTRHIQRLSDKTIGLYYIELKNGERSFTYWRSDSAAKRLAGDVETLEQALAGASIAYWSGITLAILAQADRQTLIDALMRFAARGGKVIFDPNLRPRLWESADAMREWITRAAGIADLCLPSHEDEASWFGDRDAEATAKRYRQAGAKRVAVKNGPGEISLLDADGQLAIVPVQPAAIVVDTTAAGDSFNAGFMAAELAGGTMAQAASAGAALAGRVIGARGALVPQAIEV; this is encoded by the coding sequence ATGAAACGTATCGTCTCGATCGGCGAATGCATGGGGGAACTGTCGGAGACCGGCGTGCCCGGCACCTTGTCCATGGGCTTTGCAGGCGACACCCTGAACACCGCCTGGTATCTGCGTCGCATGCTGCCCGGCGACTGGACGGTGGACTATGTCACCGCGGTGGGCACGGACGGGCTATCCAACCGTCTGGTGGAGTACCTCGACAGCGAGCGCATTGGCACGCGCCATATCCAGCGGCTTTCCGACAAGACGATCGGCCTTTATTACATTGAGCTCAAAAATGGCGAGCGCAGCTTCACCTATTGGCGTTCCGACAGTGCAGCCAAGCGATTGGCAGGCGATGTCGAAACACTTGAACAGGCACTCGCGGGCGCATCGATCGCCTATTGGTCAGGCATCACGCTCGCCATCCTCGCACAGGCCGACCGCCAGACATTGATCGACGCCTTGATGCGTTTTGCGGCGCGGGGCGGCAAGGTCATTTTTGACCCCAATCTTCGCCCCCGCCTTTGGGAAAGCGCCGACGCCATGCGGGAATGGATCACGCGCGCAGCCGGTATTGCCGATCTCTGCCTTCCATCGCACGAAGACGAGGCATCCTGGTTTGGAGACCGGGATGCCGAAGCGACCGCGAAACGCTACCGGCAGGCAGGTGCAAAACGCGTCGCGGTAAAGAATGGTCCCGGTGAAATCAGCCTGCTGGATGCCGACGGTCAACTGGCCATCGTGCCGGTCCAACCGGCAGCCATTGTCGTCGACACGACTGCTGCGGGCGACAGCTTCAATGCGGGTTTCATGGCAGCAGAGCTTGCCGGTGGCACAATGGCGCAGGCGGCAAGTGCCGGCGCTGCGCTGGCCGGCAGGGTCATCGGCGCGCGCGGCGCGCTGGTGCCGCAGGCAATCGAGGTTTAG
- the kduD gene encoding 2-dehydro-3-deoxy-D-gluconate 5-dehydrogenase KduD, translated as MPVSFDLTGRSAIVTGANTGIGQALAVALASAGAAVLGVGRSSMAETASLIEGQGGRFAGFSADLGTIAPVNSIVDAALDAFGSVDILINNAGIIRRADAIDFTEADWDDVMDINLKSAFFLSQAVAKRMIPQGHGKIINIASMLSFQGGIRIPSYTASKSGLAGLTRLLACEWAAKGINVNAIAPGYFVTNNTTALREDQKRSADILARIPAGRWGDPAELGGAAVFLASDAAAYVHGTVLPVDGGWLAR; from the coding sequence ATGCCCGTTTCCTTCGATCTCACCGGCCGCAGCGCCATCGTCACCGGGGCGAATACCGGCATCGGCCAGGCCCTTGCCGTGGCACTGGCAAGCGCTGGTGCGGCAGTGCTGGGCGTCGGCCGCTCCAGCATGGCGGAAACAGCAAGCCTGATCGAGGGGCAGGGCGGACGTTTCGCGGGCTTTTCCGCCGATCTCGGCACAATCGCGCCGGTCAACAGTATCGTGGACGCAGCACTGGATGCGTTCGGTTCCGTCGATATTCTGATCAACAATGCCGGTATCATCCGTCGGGCCGATGCCATCGACTTTACCGAGGCCGATTGGGACGATGTGATGGATATCAACCTCAAGAGCGCCTTCTTCCTGTCCCAGGCCGTGGCCAAGCGCATGATCCCGCAAGGCCACGGCAAGATCATCAACATTGCATCGATGCTCTCCTTCCAGGGCGGTATCCGCATACCATCCTATACCGCGTCGAAAAGCGGGCTGGCGGGCCTCACCCGGCTCCTTGCCTGCGAGTGGGCCGCCAAGGGCATCAATGTCAACGCGATCGCGCCGGGATACTTCGTCACCAACAATACGACTGCGCTCCGAGAGGACCAGAAACGCTCGGCCGATATCCTTGCGCGTATTCCTGCCGGTCGTTGGGGCGACCCCGCCGAACTCGGCGGCGCAGCGGTGTTTCTTGCCTCCGACGCGGCAGCCTATGTGCATGGCACCGTGCTGCCCGTCGACGGCGGCTGGCTGGCGCGCTGA